In Paenibacillus kyungheensis, the following are encoded in one genomic region:
- a CDS encoding AbrB family transcriptional regulator gives MSKSLHLERKVSKFGNSLGLTMTEAFKQLGLEAGDKVEVNIKENSEEIVIKKVQKVDLPAGISPDFLDTLSQVMGQYDTTLKELKDR, from the coding sequence ATGAGTAAATCATTACACTTAGAACGTAAAGTTTCTAAGTTTGGCAACAGCTTAGGTTTAACGATGACAGAAGCATTTAAACAACTCGGATTAGAAGCTGGAGATAAAGTAGAGGTCAATATTAAAGAAAATAGCGAAGAAATTGTGATCAAAAAAGTGCAAAAAGTAGATTTACCTGCTGGCATCAGCCCAGATTTTTTAGATACCCTTTCGCAAGTTATGGGGCAATACGATACGACTCTCAAAGAATTGAAAGATAGATAA
- a CDS encoding carbohydrate-binding protein, producing the protein MTNLSLEIQNATDKVLASHTDTNQVHLVYTQAYQPEDIIVLKCSNSNTYLMIQLEDSMGEAFVYFTGEEYRYSIPFAEKRTSYSPKSFTGEMHLLTARLATNEEIQSYRNLAYNPYDQHINEVCYPHASANVETRGEAVFAARNAINGNRANHSHGEWPYESWGINQRADAAITIHFGRNVLIDQVVLTLRADFPHDNYWERVTLTYSDGSSEQVNLVKTHQPQTISIEKRTVDWVTLSELIQSDDPSPFPALTQFEVYGREA; encoded by the coding sequence ATGACCAACCTATCTCTTGAAATCCAAAACGCTACAGACAAAGTCTTAGCTTCTCATACCGACACCAATCAAGTACATCTTGTCTACACCCAAGCGTACCAACCCGAAGATATCATTGTCCTCAAATGCTCTAACTCCAATACATACCTCATGATCCAACTGGAGGACTCGATGGGTGAAGCTTTTGTTTATTTTACAGGTGAAGAATACCGATATTCTATCCCTTTTGCTGAAAAAAGAACCTCATACTCACCGAAATCTTTTACAGGCGAAATGCATCTATTAACTGCACGTCTAGCAACAAATGAAGAGATACAGTCTTATCGAAATTTAGCCTATAACCCGTATGACCAACACATCAATGAAGTCTGCTATCCACATGCATCGGCAAATGTAGAGACGCGTGGGGAAGCGGTTTTTGCAGCGCGCAATGCGATCAATGGGAATCGTGCCAATCATTCGCATGGAGAATGGCCTTATGAATCTTGGGGGATTAATCAGCGTGCAGATGCGGCGATTACGATTCATTTTGGACGTAACGTATTGATCGATCAGGTGGTACTGACGTTACGAGCAGATTTTCCGCATGATAATTATTGGGAACGTGTGACATTAACTTATTCGGATGGAAGTTCAGAACAAGTGAATCTGGTCAAAACACATCAACCGCAAACGATCTCTATTGAAAAAAGAACAGTGGACTGGGTCACATTGAGCGAGTTAATCCAATCCGATGATCCTTCTCCTTTTCCAGCTTTGACTCAGTTTGAAGTGTATGGTCGGGAAGCTTGA
- a CDS encoding AbrB/MazE/SpoVT family DNA-binding domain-containing protein, whose product MNKIIKLNQKTSDHKVYSRKIGRMGNSLGVSFPKLLAEKLDISQGDEIEFIENDDGEIILRKVRQIELPEHVRPEVLEAFYDVFEEDRAIFDDLKDR is encoded by the coding sequence GTGAACAAAATTATAAAACTAAATCAAAAAACGTCAGATCATAAAGTATATTCTCGTAAAATTGGTCGGATGGGAAATAGTCTTGGAGTTAGCTTTCCAAAGTTGCTTGCTGAGAAGTTAGATATTTCTCAAGGAGATGAAATTGAGTTTATTGAAAATGATGATGGTGAGATTATATTAAGAAAGGTTCGTCAAATAGAGCTTCCTGAACATGTTCGCCCTGAAGTGTTAGAAGCGTTTTATGATGTATTTGAGGAAGATCGTGCGATATTTGATGATTTGAAGGACAGATAA
- a CDS encoding type II toxin-antitoxin system death-on-curing family toxin, giving the protein MDAIRYLSVAEVVAINIAVIQKYSLGEQIGIKSNSLLESALLRPQSSAFEEASPSIFEKATALFQSLGENHAFQHANKRTAFTALVIFLHYNGYHFKMEPKQATDFTVNMVNHMYTFEEIVDMIKNYSVSF; this is encoded by the coding sequence ATGGATGCTATTCGTTATCTTTCTGTAGCAGAAGTTGTCGCTATCAATATTGCGGTTATCCAGAAGTATAGTCTCGGGGAGCAAATCGGTATTAAAAGTAACAGTCTATTGGAATCTGCTCTTCTTCGTCCTCAATCTTCAGCCTTCGAAGAAGCATCCCCCTCTATTTTTGAAAAAGCGACTGCTTTATTTCAATCTCTTGGTGAAAATCATGCTTTTCAACATGCAAACAAAAGAACAGCCTTCACTGCTCTCGTTATTTTTCTACATTACAACGGCTACCATTTTAAAATGGAACCCAAACAAGCTACAGATTTCACAGTAAACATGGTTAATCATATGTACACTTTTGAGGAAATTGTTGACATGATTAAGAATTATTCTGTTTCTTTTTAA
- a CDS encoding type II toxin-antitoxin system death-on-curing family toxin produces MTLFLTKEEVIAAHYYMMRQMNDVDQAGIKDHTLLDSAIHRPVQSLFGEDAYPSLFDKAGALLESLVKNHCFHNGNKRTAYLVVKSFLMINGYHLRMERVFAVEFIVDIAKGNSSFEQIVTILYEHSVSK; encoded by the coding sequence ATGACTCTGTTTTTAACCAAAGAAGAAGTCATTGCTGCTCATTATTACATGATGAGACAAATGAACGATGTGGATCAGGCAGGAATCAAAGATCATACCTTGCTTGATTCTGCTATACATAGACCCGTGCAGAGCTTATTTGGGGAAGATGCGTATCCTAGTTTGTTTGATAAAGCGGGAGCGTTATTAGAATCTCTTGTTAAAAACCATTGTTTTCATAACGGCAATAAACGTACAGCTTACTTAGTGGTGAAATCTTTTTTAATGATTAATGGTTATCATTTGAGAATGGAACGTGTATTTGCTGTTGAATTTATTGTAGATATTGCGAAAGGGAATAGTTCTTTTGAGCAAATTGTCACTATACTTTATGAGCATTCTGTATCCAAATAG
- a CDS encoding glycoside hydrolase family 3 C-terminal domain-containing protein — protein sequence MSTSTIGVPLKGFAEFSRKVAAEGAVLLKNDDQVLPIQKKESVSIFGRTQVNYYRSGTGSGGSVHVAYTTNLLDGLRSKADITVNEQLASVYEKWIEENPFDNGGGGWAAEPWFQKEMPLTNELVAEARKHSDKAVMIIGRTAGEDQDNADEPGSYKLTLEEKSMLQHVTTHFDKTVVILNVSNIVDMSWINDTGYIHPISSVIYAWHGGMEGGNAIADVLVGEVTPSGKLTDTIAYSIADYPSTRNYGNEFKSIYEEDIYVGYRYFETFCPDKVQFEFGYGLSYTNFTIDPQEAKVISRDGADHIEINVNVKNSGSTFAGKEVVQVYVEAPQGELGQPTKVLAAFAKTKVLQPGETETLTITFPMHSLASYDDSGVTGYPSAYVLEQGTYIFHVGTSVKKVQPVQVEGQNGYVLEQLQVVEQLAEAMAPLESFYRFKPGARKEDGSYELSSVEVPTRQISLKNRIQQNLPEPLPQTGDKGHKLKDVADGKVSIQDFVSQLNDEDLAALVRGEGMSSPLVTSGTASAFGGVSDSLFGYGIPVACTADGPSGIRMDSGEQSTQVSIGTLLAATWNSELVEELYVLEGQEMLINHIDALLGPGLNIRRSPLNGRNFEYFSEDPLISGVFAAACTRGIMKGGSNATLKHFACNNQEKHRSKVDAVVSERALRQIYLKGFEIAVKQGGANSVMTSYNPINSHWAASNYDLNTTILRGEWGFNGIVMTDWWAIMNDPADAGPADRKHMHAMVRAQNDLYMVVPNYGAETNAWGDNIIESLANGALTVGELQRCAINICEFIMQAPVFGRKEAFVESVDVFKGNANLSAEQAQKVKPNQPIPLDTNESTFIEVKEAGMYRLFAYVMSPENDLAQSACNLTFNDQLVTTIQTNGTEGKWITQKLVKVELEAGVYELKFEFVKPGIEVKHLELRKV from the coding sequence TTGAGTACATCTACAATAGGTGTTCCATTGAAAGGTTTTGCAGAATTCAGTCGTAAAGTAGCTGCGGAAGGCGCCGTATTATTGAAAAATGATGATCAAGTTCTTCCGATTCAGAAAAAAGAAAGCGTTTCAATATTTGGACGCACACAGGTGAATTATTATCGCAGTGGGACAGGCTCAGGTGGTAGTGTACATGTAGCGTATACGACTAACCTTTTAGATGGATTGCGTAGCAAAGCAGACATTACTGTTAACGAACAACTGGCTTCGGTGTATGAGAAATGGATCGAGGAAAATCCGTTTGATAACGGTGGCGGTGGTTGGGCAGCAGAACCGTGGTTCCAGAAAGAAATGCCGTTAACCAATGAATTGGTAGCTGAAGCGCGCAAACATTCAGATAAAGCAGTTATGATTATCGGGCGTACTGCTGGTGAAGATCAGGATAATGCAGATGAACCGGGAAGTTATAAGTTGACGTTAGAGGAAAAATCCATGTTGCAACATGTAACTACTCATTTTGACAAAACCGTTGTGATCTTAAATGTATCCAATATTGTAGATATGAGCTGGATCAATGATACAGGATACATACACCCGATTAGCAGTGTAATCTACGCATGGCATGGCGGCATGGAAGGCGGTAATGCGATTGCAGATGTGCTTGTCGGCGAAGTGACACCGAGCGGGAAGCTAACCGATACTATCGCTTACTCGATTGCGGATTATCCATCTACACGCAATTATGGTAATGAATTTAAAAGTATTTATGAAGAAGATATTTATGTAGGTTATCGCTATTTTGAGACATTTTGTCCGGATAAAGTACAATTCGAATTTGGATATGGATTGTCTTATACGAACTTCACTATAGATCCTCAAGAAGCGAAAGTGATCTCCCGAGATGGAGCAGACCATATTGAGATTAATGTAAATGTGAAAAATAGCGGTTCTACGTTTGCAGGTAAAGAAGTGGTTCAAGTCTATGTCGAAGCACCGCAAGGCGAGCTTGGACAACCGACTAAAGTATTAGCGGCTTTTGCCAAAACCAAAGTATTACAACCGGGAGAAACTGAAACGTTAACGATTACGTTCCCTATGCATTCACTCGCTTCTTATGATGATAGTGGTGTTACCGGGTATCCGTCCGCATATGTGCTGGAACAGGGTACGTATATTTTTCATGTAGGAACCAGTGTGAAAAAGGTACAACCTGTACAGGTCGAAGGACAAAACGGTTATGTATTGGAGCAACTGCAAGTGGTTGAGCAATTAGCAGAAGCGATGGCTCCACTAGAAAGCTTTTACCGTTTCAAACCTGGTGCTCGCAAAGAGGACGGTTCGTATGAACTGAGTTCGGTTGAAGTGCCTACCCGTCAGATTTCGTTAAAAAATCGGATTCAGCAGAATCTACCAGAACCTTTGCCACAGACAGGTGACAAAGGACACAAACTCAAAGATGTTGCAGATGGCAAAGTCAGTATTCAAGACTTTGTATCTCAGTTAAATGATGAAGATTTGGCTGCTCTGGTACGTGGCGAAGGGATGAGTAGTCCGCTCGTAACGTCGGGTACAGCATCTGCTTTTGGCGGCGTGAGCGATAGTCTATTTGGTTACGGAATTCCAGTAGCTTGTACAGCAGATGGCCCGTCTGGTATTCGTATGGATAGCGGAGAGCAGTCTACTCAAGTGTCGATTGGAACACTACTGGCGGCAACATGGAATAGTGAACTGGTGGAAGAATTGTATGTGCTGGAAGGTCAGGAAATGCTGATTAACCATATTGACGCATTGCTTGGGCCGGGACTGAATATTCGCCGTAGTCCGTTAAATGGACGTAATTTTGAGTATTTTTCAGAAGATCCGTTGATCTCAGGTGTATTCGCAGCTGCTTGTACACGAGGCATTATGAAAGGCGGTTCCAATGCAACACTGAAGCATTTCGCTTGTAATAATCAGGAGAAGCATCGTAGCAAAGTCGATGCTGTCGTGTCTGAACGCGCACTTCGTCAGATTTATCTCAAAGGATTCGAGATTGCTGTGAAGCAAGGTGGCGCAAACTCGGTCATGACTTCATACAATCCGATTAATAGTCACTGGGCGGCTTCTAACTATGATCTGAATACAACCATTTTACGTGGTGAATGGGGCTTCAACGGTATTGTGATGACTGACTGGTGGGCGATTATGAATGATCCAGCAGACGCAGGGCCGGCTGATCGTAAACATATGCATGCAATGGTACGTGCGCAAAATGATCTATACATGGTTGTGCCTAACTATGGTGCAGAGACCAATGCATGGGGCGATAATATTATCGAATCATTGGCAAATGGAGCTTTAACTGTCGGTGAGTTACAACGTTGTGCGATCAATATTTGTGAATTTATTATGCAAGCGCCTGTATTTGGGCGCAAAGAAGCGTTTGTTGAAAGTGTAGATGTTTTTAAAGGAAATGCTAATCTATCCGCAGAACAAGCGCAAAAAGTGAAGCCAAACCAACCGATTCCACTGGATACGAATGAATCGACATTTATCGAAGTCAAAGAAGCCGGTATGTACCGATTGTTCGCTTACGTGATGTCACCTGAAAATGATCTAGCGCAAAGTGCTTGTAACTTAACGTTTAATGATCAGTTAGTGACGACGATCCAGACCAATGGTACAGAAGGCAAATGGATCACGCAGAAGTTAGTCAAAGTGGAATTAGAAGCAGGCGTATACGAATTGAAGTTTGAATTTGTGAAGCCGGGCATCGAAGTGAAGCATCTGGAATTAAGAAAAGTATAA
- a CDS encoding 5-methyltetrahydropteroyltriglutamate--homocysteine methyltransferase translates to MSDKFQIVGSLLRPAELLEYKTQIEHRDDIHYPFYQEFDGYEQTEAKAIKSVVEKEIENDLSIITDGEYSKSMWHLDFVWGFQGIERYIADHGYFFRDTDGSSKYETRKDIGLRITGELGGKNHHFIEVFKKLKDHAGDRETKLCVPSPSHIFGELSWSDNIGGTDAVYQNSKELKAGLVKAYTEFLKEFADAGGKILQFDDCLWELFADDNPNSPYTGEHINQEEVQALATEFIDISNTVIDYGHSLGLKMWTHNCRGNYDSRNMGGGSYVKIANLFLKQLKYDRFFLEWDDERAGSLEALAVFKDKPNTEVVLGLLSSKTSTLDDEERVLRLLDEASTIIDKDRLLLSHQCGFASCDGGNELTEAEQWKKINQGQKIAEQYWAK, encoded by the coding sequence ATGAGTGATAAATTTCAAATCGTAGGTAGTTTGTTGCGACCGGCTGAGTTGTTAGAATATAAAACACAAATCGAGCATCGAGACGATATTCACTATCCGTTCTATCAGGAATTCGATGGATACGAGCAGACCGAAGCGAAGGCAATCAAATCTGTTGTGGAAAAAGAAATCGAAAATGATCTGTCGATCATTACAGATGGCGAATATTCCAAATCGATGTGGCATCTGGACTTTGTCTGGGGCTTTCAAGGGATCGAACGTTATATTGCAGATCATGGATACTTTTTCCGCGATACGGATGGTAGCTCCAAGTATGAGACACGCAAAGATATCGGGCTACGGATTACAGGTGAACTAGGTGGAAAAAACCATCATTTTATCGAAGTATTCAAAAAGCTAAAAGATCATGCAGGCGATCGTGAGACGAAGCTGTGTGTACCGTCTCCATCTCATATTTTCGGTGAATTGTCCTGGTCGGATAATATCGGTGGAACGGATGCGGTTTACCAAAATTCCAAAGAACTCAAAGCGGGTCTAGTGAAAGCTTATACTGAATTTTTGAAAGAATTTGCCGACGCTGGTGGTAAAATCCTGCAATTTGACGATTGCTTATGGGAACTATTTGCCGATGATAACCCGAACTCTCCTTACACTGGCGAGCATATCAACCAAGAAGAAGTACAGGCGCTTGCGACTGAATTTATCGATATTAGCAATACTGTTATCGACTATGGTCACAGTTTGGGACTGAAAATGTGGACACATAACTGCCGTGGTAACTACGATTCTCGCAACATGGGTGGCGGATCGTATGTGAAGATTGCGAATCTGTTCTTAAAGCAATTGAAATATGATCGCTTTTTCTTAGAGTGGGATGACGAGCGTGCAGGTTCACTTGAAGCGCTTGCTGTGTTCAAAGACAAGCCAAATACTGAGGTTGTCTTGGGCTTACTATCTTCCAAAACAAGTACGTTAGATGATGAAGAACGTGTTCTTCGACTGTTGGATGAAGCGTCTACGATTATTGATAAAGATCGTTTGTTACTTTCCCATCAATGCGGATTTGCTTCTTGCGATGGTGGTAATGAATTGACTGAAGCAGAGCAGTGGAAAAAAATCAATCAAGGGCAGAAGATTGCTGAGCAGTATTGGGCGAAGTAA
- a CDS encoding AAA family ATPase has protein sequence MIIWINGAYGSGKSTCAYELHRRLPHSFVYDPENVGYFIRKNIPIALHKPNFQDHTQWRSFNYDMLKYLSSTYEGTIIAPMTLIDPRYYEEIIGRLVRDGVEVHHFILYAEKETIEKRLKKRFERGTWTRERIEPCMYAFDHIITEEKIITDDKSIDQIIEEIADRSQLHLIKDSRSAFQKKMDHYKTTLKQIRF, from the coding sequence ATGATTATTTGGATTAATGGAGCTTACGGTTCTGGCAAATCGACTTGTGCGTATGAGTTGCATCGAAGACTGCCCCATTCATTCGTATATGATCCTGAGAATGTTGGCTATTTTATTCGTAAAAATATACCTATAGCTTTACATAAACCTAATTTCCAAGACCATACGCAGTGGCGTTCGTTTAATTACGATATGCTAAAATATTTATCATCTACATATGAAGGGACGATTATCGCACCTATGACATTGATCGATCCTCGCTATTATGAGGAAATTATTGGTCGTTTAGTGAGAGATGGTGTAGAAGTACATCATTTTATTCTTTATGCAGAAAAGGAAACGATTGAGAAACGACTCAAAAAGCGCTTTGAACGGGGAACATGGACGAGGGAAAGAATTGAGCCGTGTATGTATGCTTTTGACCATATCATTACAGAAGAGAAAATTATAACAGACGATAAAAGTATCGATCAGATCATCGAGGAGATTGCAGATCGAAGTCAGCTTCACTTAATAAAGGATTCTCGAAGTGCATTTCAGAAAAAGATGGATCATTATAAAACTACGCTAAAACAGATACGGTTTTAA
- a CDS encoding MarR family winged helix-turn-helix transcriptional regulator, whose amino-acid sequence MTIFKSMDTCYKFFNRQLNAEFLKAGYGEMTFNSYQYLIAIYKLHKDGDRATVTEIAHRLSVKKSSVVEMVKTLLKHQYVIKKENLNDKRRFTLELSDKGFDMMKIEAAFSEKMIRFFYDPLEPEEAEKFEKILGKVAQHLEDEVFQ is encoded by the coding sequence ATAAGTTCTTTAACCGCCAATTAAACGCCGAGTTTTTGAAAGCTGGATATGGCGAGATGACCTTCAATAGTTATCAATATTTAATCGCTATTTATAAATTACATAAGGATGGAGATCGAGCTACGGTTACCGAGATTGCTCATCGATTAAGTGTGAAAAAGTCGTCTGTTGTTGAAATGGTCAAAACGTTGTTAAAGCATCAATATGTGATCAAAAAAGAGAATCTGAACGATAAAAGAAGATTTACACTAGAACTGAGTGATAAAGGGTTCGACATGATGAAGATCGAAGCAGCATTTTCAGAGAAAATGATCCGATTTTTCTATGATCCGCTTGAGCCAGAAGAAGCTGAGAAGTTTGAAAAGATTTTGGGGAAAGTAGCACAGCATTTAGAAGATGAGGTGTTCCAATGA
- a CDS encoding zeta toxin family protein, translated as MNITSELKPVMTIFAGTNGAGKSTLSSQLKDWIGIIVDPDQIAKRLSPEDPRSADLSAGREAVKQIRALIQNKQNFAVETTLSGTFFLRHMQIAKEYGYHIVMYYIGLQDVQMHIDRVASRVEQGGHWIAEEDIRWRYGQSLYNLKPALAIADQVIIIDNTYELSIIAEIEKNKMIYCIAEIPEWSYDTLALFKEY; from the coding sequence ATGAATATCACGAGTGAATTGAAGCCAGTGATGACTATTTTTGCTGGAACCAATGGTGCAGGTAAAAGTACGCTGAGTTCACAACTTAAAGATTGGATAGGTATAATTGTTGATCCCGATCAAATTGCTAAACGATTAAGTCCTGAAGATCCAAGAAGCGCAGATCTATCAGCAGGAAGAGAAGCAGTTAAACAAATACGAGCATTAATCCAAAATAAGCAGAATTTTGCTGTAGAGACTACACTATCAGGGACATTCTTTTTAAGACATATGCAAATTGCTAAAGAATATGGATACCATATTGTGATGTATTATATAGGTCTTCAAGATGTGCAAATGCATATCGATCGTGTAGCTTCTCGTGTAGAACAAGGTGGGCATTGGATTGCAGAAGAAGATATACGTTGGAGATATGGACAATCCCTTTATAATCTAAAACCTGCTTTAGCTATAGCAGATCAGGTCATTATTATAGATAATACATATGAGCTTTCTATTATTGCTGAAATAGAAAAAAATAAGATGATTTATTGTATAGCGGAAATTCCAGAATGGTCTTATGATACATTAGCTTTGTTCAAAGAGTATTAA